A section of the Deltaproteobacteria bacterium genome encodes:
- the nadB gene encoding L-aspartate oxidase: MKHQDFLVIGSGIAGLMFALDVAKCGSVTILCKSEPCEGATKYAQGGIAAVISPLDSCESHIADTLNAGAGLCHEEVVHYVVSHGLEAISRLVELGISFDKKSLSQSFELAKEGGHSARRILHYRDETGAEIQRALLERVKAEPNIEILPHHIAIDLIAKDSHDGSFPEIIGAYALDKSSSKITGFVSRVTMLATGGAGKVYLYTTNPNVSTGDGIAMAYRAGARIANMEFFQFHPTCLYHNKARSLLITEAIRGEGARLLNIKGEAFMQRYDERGELAPRDIVARAIDAEMKRTGADNVLLDISHREASFIRSRFPMIYAKTLECGIDITKEPIPVVPAAHYCCGGVMADLNGRTDLPRLYAAGETASTGLHGANRLASNSLLEAAVFARAAARDCSNRIKDLSLEQNVPEWDYLDTVETREHIIVNHVWQEVRRMMWNLVGIVRSNMRLELASKRIQAVQKEIRDYYWKYFVTSDLIELRNIITVSDLIISMAKSRKESRGLHYNIDYPEKDDAKWLRDSVMQQEP; encoded by the coding sequence ATGAAGCATCAAGATTTTTTAGTAATAGGGTCGGGCATTGCCGGCCTCATGTTCGCCCTAGATGTCGCAAAATGCGGCAGTGTTACCATTTTGTGCAAGAGCGAGCCCTGCGAGGGCGCTACTAAATATGCTCAGGGCGGAATTGCGGCAGTTATTAGCCCATTGGATAGCTGCGAGTCGCACATCGCCGACACACTTAACGCAGGCGCGGGCCTTTGTCACGAGGAAGTCGTCCATTATGTGGTATCGCATGGCCTCGAAGCTATCAGTCGCCTAGTAGAACTAGGAATATCATTTGATAAAAAAAGCTTGTCTCAATCTTTCGAGTTGGCAAAAGAGGGTGGCCATTCGGCCAGACGCATTCTGCACTATCGCGATGAAACCGGAGCCGAGATTCAGCGAGCATTGCTCGAGCGAGTTAAGGCTGAACCCAATATCGAAATTTTACCTCATCACATTGCAATAGACCTAATCGCCAAAGATAGCCATGATGGATCATTTCCAGAGATAATCGGTGCCTATGCTTTGGATAAGTCCTCATCAAAAATTACTGGCTTTGTTTCTCGCGTCACTATGCTGGCTACAGGTGGGGCTGGAAAAGTCTATTTATATACTACAAACCCAAATGTCTCGACGGGTGACGGTATCGCCATGGCCTACCGCGCCGGAGCGCGCATTGCAAACATGGAATTTTTCCAGTTTCACCCAACCTGTTTATATCACAACAAGGCCCGGTCGCTACTTATTACCGAAGCAATACGTGGCGAGGGCGCAAGACTGCTAAACATCAAAGGCGAGGCGTTTATGCAGCGCTACGATGAGCGTGGAGAACTAGCACCCCGCGATATCGTCGCACGAGCAATAGATGCTGAAATGAAGCGCACTGGCGCTGATAACGTGTTACTAGATATTTCCCATAGGGAGGCGTCATTTATCCGCTCGCGCTTTCCTATGATTTACGCAAAGACACTGGAATGTGGCATAGATATTACTAAGGAACCTATCCCAGTAGTCCCTGCTGCTCACTATTGCTGCGGTGGCGTCATGGCTGACTTGAACGGAAGAACGGACTTGCCTCGTCTGTACGCAGCAGGAGAAACTGCGTCTACTGGCTTGCACGGCGCTAATCGCCTTGCCTCTAATTCACTTCTCGAAGCGGCAGTGTTTGCCCGAGCAGCCGCGCGAGACTGTTCAAACAGGATTAAAGACTTGTCACTGGAGCAAAATGTTCCAGAATGGGATTATTTAGATACCGTAGAAACTCGCGAGCACATCATCGTAAATCACGTATGGCAAGAAGTTCGTCGCATGATGTGGAACCTCGTTGGAATAGTTCGCAGCAACATGCGCCTGGAACTAGCATCTAAACGGATTCAAGCCGTTCAAAAAGAAATTCGCGACTATTATTGGAAATATTTTGTAACTAGCGATCTTATCGAGCTTAGAAATATCATTACCGTTTCGGATCTAATAATTAGCATGGCTAAATCGCGCAAGGAAAGCCGAGGGCTCCATTACAATATAGATTATCCGGAAAAAGATGATGCTAAGTGGTTAAGAGATAGCGTCATGCAGCAGGAGCCCTAA